Genomic segment of Aquarana catesbeiana isolate 2022-GZ linkage group LG09, ASM4218655v1, whole genome shotgun sequence:
gccataaatctattccctattttgtagacgatataacttactggtggcactgattggaaacattgattggcactgacaggtagcactcaTTGgaactgactggtggcactgattggaaacattaattggcactgacaggtggcactcattgacactgacaggtgacactgattggcactggctggtggcactgagtggcactgataggtactgacagatggcactgattggtactggcaggtggcactgattggcactaacagatggcactgattggcactgatttagcactggcaggtggcactgattggtaatGACTGGTGGCacggattggcactgacaggtggcactgattagcactgacagaAGAGAGGGAATTTCACACTAAGCCGATACTGacgtgtgtgacactgtcatgtaatgtaactgcatgcagagagagaccagatGTCAGAATTCAGCGAtgatgtcggaggtgggcgggacccagcagctatcaaacactagCCAATGATTGGACTGCTTAAGAAAGAGggtggggccacatacacgtagcggcccgcccaaaccccatcccattggctggtgtttgatagctgctgggtcccgcccacccccgacatcaacgctcaattttgacagctggtctctctctgcattcagttgcaTGACaatttcacacactgagcggctctggcaagcatcaatATTAGCCCAGTGttaaactgtctcacaggcagcaggggctgcacactcattggatgcagccttttacagcagtcccacaggcagatctcgggagacagctGGCACGGGTGACCGTACAGGTACAACTTTTCACTGCTGGCTGCCGCCCCTCTTAAAGTGCCACGTGGTaccatgggcccactgggtcccatggtagggccggccctgggtgCAGTAGTAAGTAGAAGAGTTTTAGTCGCAATAATAATGATCACTGCAATATTTTATAGTATTACTTACcgtaaataaataaaacttcctaaagctcttgtttttttgttttttttttctttttacaaactgCTGTCTTGTCAATTTTTAACTGCTGAGTAGACACTGGGATTTTTACAGTCTGAAGAAGATTGCTTTAGACATATGCAGTTCATTTCAGTGCTGGCCGGGTTGACCACAGGGAAATAAATCTACAGGACAGCAGCAGCTAAGCAAATTACCCTTCCTGCATAGCTTGTAATGGGGATCTGCAACTAGTGGCAATGATTCTGCGGTTTCTTCCTGTGCATCTGATGTCTTCTTGCCAGTGTCAACAGCATCTTTTCAGATCTTTAAAATACAGTACTGAATTTGTGATATCTTCAATATTTTCTATATTTAATTTGCCTCAACAGCTCCCTTAATGGGGCTCAAGTCCACCCCCAGGCCCCACAGAAGCTGTATGGATTGCTATGACCCCTCTCGCAAAAGCTTATAGCTATCACCACCATTGGGTCACCCAATAAGTACTGTACATGTGTGACTTGTTCTTCACTGTTTTCCAATTTGGTTTGCATAGTTCCTTTTTTTTGTTAGTCGTGTGTTATGCCCATTtgacctatcttttttttttttttttgaaaacacatTTTCACTTTCTTCTGTTGTGCTGCATCCAGTAATCTTTGCGTTTTTATCATATACATATGGAGCTTCATGAAAATAAGACTTTTTCTGGTTTTGTGCTGTTGGGATTTTCCGATACACCTCATCTTATTTTGCCTGTCCTCTGCTTCTTCTTGGTTGCATATATCCTCTGCATTGCAGGAAATCTGTTCATCTTTGTGCTGATTGTGTCACAGTGCCAGCTTCACACACCAAGGTACGTCTTGATGGGCAATCTTGCCTTTGTGGATGTATGTTTTGCCTCTACAATCATCCCCAGGGCCTTGTATTGTCTCCTGTCTGGGGACACCCACATCTCTGTCCATGACTGCTTTCTCCAGCTTTTTCTCTATCTAGTAGTGGGCAGCATGGATAGTTTTTTGTTGGCCATCATGGCCTTGGATCGCTACTGTGCAATTTGTTTTCCCCTACAGTATTCTTTGATGATGAACAAGAGAACTTGTATCAGTCTGGTGGCTTTTTCTTGGATTTTTGTTTGCCTTCACTGTACATACTACACTTGGCTGGCTTCTTCTCAGCTGTTCTGTGGTTGGGTAATCCAACACTTCTTCTGTGACTATCCCGTCATAATCATTCTATCCTGCTCTGGCTTGTCAGTCACTATGCTGACATTTGACTTCATTGAAAATTCTATTGTCACCTTTTCCCCAGTGCTTTTAATCCTCGGGTCCTATATACTTATCATCAGAGCAGTGTTGTCTCTAAAGTCAGCCCAAGGAAGTAGAAAGACCTTCACCACTTGCTCATCTCATCTCACCATGGTCATCCTCTTCTACAGTACAGTAATATTCATGTACTTTCGACCAGGCTCCATCTACTCACCAACCTACGATCGAGCCATCAGTGTAGTCTTCACCATCATTAACCCTACACTCAACCCATTTATTTACAGCTTGAGAAACAAGGAGGTCAAAagctctttaaaaaaaattctaggaTAGAATTTAAAGCCGAACTACACCTTGCTACCGAATAAATACTGAAATTTGTAATTAGCATTTTTTTATCTGTTTTGAGGCAATAAAACTTTGTTACTATTAAAGTGTCTGTTGTGCCCTGTAAGAAATATTTACAGTTGATCATGTGAACAATGTTCCATTGGCCACCACAGTTTTGAACCTACTGCTGCCAAATGCCTACCATTGCATTATTCAAAAAACACTTGCATtctttaaaatgtatataattgCAAAACCTTTTTTCAGTTTTGGGTACAATAGTGCATGGGTTAGAACCATTCTTGAGTTTTTTTAGCTTTCTGAATGGGGAAAttttccctctctatttgtcttggtggCCAGTGACAACGGAATGTTCTGGTGATGGCTCTCTTGGAgtgaatttccctcactttggaaagatttcttctcacttccttttGTGTCTACATGACTTACATGCCTTAAAACACTTTACCTATTTGCTGCTCTcttcaaaattgtaaaaaattgatGTATACAGATACTAATATAGTTGTATCCACTCTATCACGTGTGTACAGTATAATGATAACATGAGTTTTGTTACAACATTATAAAGGTTTATAAACAGATGCCTGAAATGCCTGAGTCTGCATCACGCTTGAATTACTCACCTTTTATCAATTtgcagttttggtttttttttgttttttttttttagtatttccaCAGCTGTTTTTGTGGATGCCTGAGACTTGACAGTTGGAGCTAGTTACTAGGGAAAGAAACACACAATACATGCATTTTCACCTAATTTTGTTCATGCATGTTTGCTCGTTTTTCAGGAGCTTCGATTTATGTTTTCTGGGGTTAAAAGTGCTTGAAACTTAATATAAGTATATAACTTAATATAAGTAGTTCAAAAGAAGGCCATGTACTTAtcttatcccagatagcaaggataacttgtggcagtgttgaattgtaatggcgtgtacacacaggcggacttttcggcatcaaagatcCGACGGTCTTTGCGACGGACTTTCGattgacttttgacggacttccgacggattttcgaacgaacggacttgcctacacatgaccacaccaaagtccaacggattcatacgtgatgacgtacgaccggactaaaataaggatgttgatagccagtagccaatagctgccctagtgttggtttttgtccgtctgactagcatacagacgagcggatttttcgactggactcaggTCCGTCAGAAAGAATTgagacatgttccaaatctaaagtccgtctgattttcgaccgaaaaagtctgctgcaggtccgattaagcccacacacagtcggattgtccgacggattcgtcccgtcggaccagtctggtcgaaaaatttgcccgtgtgtacacggcataagcatGTTAACTTGTTGcaaattttcactggcaagttgtacacttgctgAACGCTTGAAGCACAACTTCCAATTTGTAGCAATTTTGTAAGAGCAAAGCTGCAGTGGTGAGTCTATaccaagagctctgcaagtctacagcatgaaaattcagccacagtgacccctgtggtaggatgactattgcacactgtaactgaaccagaacttgcagaagacttgcaaaatgtttgcaaagaaagtttcaattgtgcaacaaacgtgtgaagcctggcaagtttagcaatagcttagcaagtaattttcaaacttttaACTTTTAATTTGTTTGGGGGCGGCAGCAAACAGTGTACCCACCCCCCCCCAATCCGGCCGGTTGGGTGTGGAGCACTTACCCATCTATGGCAAGCATCATGAGTGGCGGGCagcttccccttctctccttcgTCGGCATCATGGGCGGCGGGCATTACTGGCagtttccccttcccctgctcagcagcttccatctcctccctcctccttggcggccaagcTAAACACTTCTCCTTTCggtcaatcgggaaacaggtctcagaccaacttcctgattggcggggaggtgtttcagtgtgaaaatagcgaatattcattcgctattgtcacacaacttgggTGGGCTCGGTTAGCAGTGCTCTGCGTcttgagcccaccctattttgaagcctattagagcctctggctctaatcatgtgctttaaaaaaaaaattggaattcatgcatccggcgtcctgcaaggggccggacgcatggatagggggcagCACCTGTgtacccttaatggacgggcagcCCCTGTTAGTTAGTAAGATTTTGGATACTGAGTTTCTTTGGAGCTTCGAGCTACAAAACACTTaggtgtgaatgaggtcttaacTGTGGCACTGACCACGATGTGGATGGAAATTTCATAAAGGGTATCCACACCTATTTCTGAGGACTTCATGCAGTGGGCAGAGTAAAAATATACCAATGAGTATGCTAATGCACAGGACTGCAGTACCTATTTTTCTAGCACTGGGACCTCAAGATTATATGAGTGTAAATTTACGAATGCTGCAAATGTAAAGAACAATTTTCTTACTTTAAGGCCACACTACTcagacacagtgccttgaaaaataattcagaccccttgaaattttccacattttttcatttgcaaccaaaaacggaaatgtattttattaggattttatgtgatagaccaacacaaagtggaagataattgggaagtggaaaaaaaatgataaatggttttcaaaaatttttacaaaaaaatatgtgaaaagtgtggtgtgcatttgtattcagccccctttactgtgatacccctaactaaaatctagtgaaaccaattgccttcagaagtcaactaattagtaaatagagtccacctgtgtataatttaatctcagtataaatacagctgttctgtgaagccctcagaggtttgttaaagaatcaaagtgaacaaacagcaccataaaggccaaggaacacaccagacaggtcagggataaaattgtggaaaagtttaaagcagggttaggttataaaaaaatatcccaaactttgaacatctcacggagcactgttcaatccatcatctgaaaatggaaagagtatggcacaactgcaagccaaccaagacatggccgtccacctaaactgacaggccgggcaaggagagcattaatcagagaagcagccaagaggcccatggtaactctggaggagctgcagagatccacagctcgggtgggagaatctgtccacagggcaactattaagccccgtacacacggtcggtttttccgatggaaaatgttcgataggagctttttgtcggaaattctgaccgtgtgtaggctccatcggacagtttccatcggaatttctgtcacacaaaatatgagatttggttctcaaattttctgacaacaaaatccattcacgtaaattccgatcgtgtgtacacaattccaacgcacaaagtgccacgcatgctcagaataaattacgagatggaagcgctcgatctggtaaaaACAAGCGTTCCTAATGGACATAGctcattcgtcacgctgcaaattttgaaaacttttaatgcagcgcattctcttctttttagaatgctagaagaatgaagttgttttgctgctcatattcacacagagttctcacaaacttctttctttataatttctcgtgatctcatgaataatattaatttgttttttgtcagatctccataatactttttttttgtttttttttgttttttctttatcaagatctgcattttttttctagtgctctccataatattatttctcgttttgtgtgtcaaactccgcccgcccctgcattctttctagtctattccccgccccttgtctttcgtcgcagtgggagaccGCATGGCGGAAAGACAAAagctgcatgcagaggagagcagcaaagacAAAAGGCTGGAGCCCCGTACCTCATGATCccagaggagattgaaggcctcaattatggcctttatagagatggtggagatggtggacatcttcaagagggccgactatgataggaagtatggaccatacccaaacccaaatgtgagaaaggccaagatcatgcctaaagttgtgaagagtttgcacaggaattttggggtttacacatctggacgctggagcactagtgtgggacaccagaatcaaactttttagggtgtcccacacaggtgctccagtgggtactaggggtgtctcaatgtgtgaaacttgtacaaaaaaagggaagtatttcagctttggaaattaaataaaaatgtcttcagcttggaactctgccaaaacagacaattgtacggcacttccaagcaaagtttcatattcctatttctgccctacaatatctgtgtgctaagtataccttttttatttcacataggggagaaaaaactcaggACGTCTGagtgaggacaccagggaccccccacctccgaaagaaggggaagtcaccaaaacacaagcgGAGGATGAGTAGGGAGAGGTTTCGGAAGTGTGCAGAATTGTGattacaacaggtgagtgtctgagaccacagtttcAGTTAAGATatctgttcctgcatatttataatatatggtgtgttttttgtttttttttaggtgatgtggatgttgtggaagaagaatctaatttcaccagtgaaagtgcccagatcctcatcggggagagaatggggtgcaatcacgatttagaaaatctaaagcaaaacattaatgatgttcatcaaaaaatgaagaacatcattgatgttttagggagaatctaaaacacac
This window contains:
- the LOC141108892 gene encoding olfactory receptor 1L6-like; the protein is MELHENKTFSGFVLLGFSDTPHLILPVLCFFLVAYILCIAGNLFIFVLIVSQCQLHTPRYVLMGNLAFVDVCFASTIIPRALYCLLSGDTHISVHDCFLQLFLYLVVGSMDSFLLAIMALDRYCAICFPLQYSLMMNKRTCISLVAFSWIFVCLHCTYYTWLASSQLFCGWVIQHFFCDYPVIIILSCSGLSVTMLTFDFIENSIVTFSPVLLILGSYILIIRAVLSLKSAQGSRKTFTTCSSHLTMVILFYSTVIFMYFRPGSIYSPTYDRAISVVFTIINPTLNPFIYSLRNKEVKSSLKKILG